A single window of Asticcacaulis sp. AND118 DNA harbors:
- a CDS encoding TrbI/VirB10 family protein, which translates to MTEPVLPPKLDPETLVLRAKPRRAVRFRRNLLIGVGAVGALALAGVTWIGLSPPVIKAVETAEKAGDPQARVRQPTETLSALPKTYTDVPQLGPPLPGDLGGPMLEAQQAKVAVESSDGSVPPPSRSQAGQSQPPLNPVNGGLFVSGAVRAPEVISNLAATVAAKLETPAGATVSAGTVIAATLITGLNSDLPGVVLAQVTETVRDSRTGREVVIPAGSRLIGRYERATGARQARINVRWEKLVLPDGRSLALMEALAADEAGYVGLRDRVDYHPGQLAKGVGLSTILGLADTRSEGGGDDLSRAIREAAGRTFNQAGQRIVQQAVDAPATITVRPGWPIRVILIEDFVLPLLIMEARNG; encoded by the coding sequence ATGACTGAGCCAGTCCTCCCGCCGAAGCTCGATCCCGAAACCCTCGTCTTGCGCGCCAAGCCGCGGCGGGCGGTGCGGTTCCGACGCAACCTCTTGATCGGGGTAGGTGCGGTTGGAGCCTTGGCCCTCGCTGGCGTGACGTGGATCGGGCTGTCGCCGCCCGTCATCAAGGCCGTCGAGACGGCGGAGAAGGCGGGCGACCCACAGGCGCGCGTGCGTCAGCCTACAGAAACCTTGAGTGCCTTGCCGAAGACCTATACCGATGTGCCGCAACTCGGGCCACCACTACCGGGAGATCTAGGCGGGCCAATGTTGGAAGCCCAGCAGGCCAAAGTGGCGGTCGAATCCTCAGACGGTAGCGTCCCTCCGCCGTCCCGATCCCAGGCGGGCCAGTCCCAACCGCCGCTCAACCCCGTCAACGGCGGTCTTTTCGTCTCCGGTGCGGTACGCGCACCTGAAGTGATCAGCAATCTGGCGGCTACCGTAGCTGCGAAGTTGGAGACGCCCGCAGGCGCGACGGTGTCCGCCGGCACGGTGATCGCCGCGACGCTGATCACCGGCTTGAACTCCGACCTGCCGGGCGTCGTCCTGGCCCAGGTCACCGAAACGGTTCGTGACAGCCGGACAGGGCGGGAGGTGGTAATACCGGCAGGCAGCCGCCTCATCGGTCGTTATGAACGCGCCACCGGTGCCCGGCAGGCCCGCATAAATGTGCGCTGGGAGAAACTGGTGCTGCCGGATGGGCGCTCGCTGGCCCTGATGGAGGCGCTGGCCGCCGATGAGGCGGGGTATGTCGGGTTGCGGGACCGGGTCGACTATCACCCGGGGCAACTGGCGAAGGGTGTCGGCCTGTCGACCATTCTGGGCCTGGCTGATACGCGGTCGGAAGGGGGCGGTGACGATTTGAGCCGTGCTATCCGAGAGGCGGCAGGCCGCACCTTCAATCAGGCGGGACAACGTATTGTGCAGCAGGCCGTAGACGCGCCGGCGACCATCACCGTGCGACCGGGATGGCCCATACGTGTAATCCTCATAGAAGACTTTGTCCTGCCTCTCCTGATCATGGAGGCCCGAAATGGGTGA
- a CDS encoding DUF2274 domain-containing protein, which yields MGDLKLPKLPDRTPIKLTIVIGADLHEGLKAYADRYAEAYGSKEAITELVPYMLEAFLASDRGFSKGGRK from the coding sequence ATGGGTGATCTCAAACTGCCGAAGCTGCCAGATCGCACGCCCATCAAGCTTACCATCGTGATCGGGGCTGATTTGCACGAAGGCTTGAAGGCGTATGCCGATCGGTACGCGGAAGCCTATGGATCGAAGGAGGCCATCACGGAACTGGTGCCCTACATGCTTGAAGCGTTCCTCGCGAGCGACAGAGGGTTCTCAAAGGGAGGTCGCAAATGA
- a CDS encoding helix-turn-helix domain-containing protein: protein MKAPSSQRPDGLRYEVPPPVILQKLAYSIPEAMEVTGLGRTFLYDQMSIGALKSRKLGGRRVILREDLVEFLNSSAPGEGLTTY, encoded by the coding sequence ATGAAAGCGCCCAGTTCTCAACGGCCAGACGGGCTCCGCTACGAAGTACCGCCGCCTGTGATCCTTCAGAAGCTCGCCTATAGCATACCCGAGGCTATGGAGGTCACCGGGTTGGGGCGGACCTTCCTCTACGATCAAATGTCGATCGGTGCGCTGAAGTCTCGCAAACTCGGTGGACGGCGAGTGATCCTTCGGGAGGATCTGGTGGAATTCCTAAATTCCAGCGCTCCGGGTGAGGGGCTCACCACCTACTGA
- the msrA gene encoding peptide-methionine (S)-S-oxide reductase MsrA, translated as MFGTKTRLISREEALPGRAEALPTDEVHAVLGTPLKGPFPAGVETVVFGMGCFWGVERLFWQQSGVYTTAAGYVGGYTPNPTYREVCTGQTGHTEGVLIAYDPQKISFDALLKLFWERHDPTQGFRQGNDVGTQYRSAIFTTTQAQYEAALKSRDAFEAALAGKGLGPITTEIFGPDSETPFYYAEDYHQGYLEKNLDGYCGLKGTGVTCAI; from the coding sequence ATGTTCGGCACCAAAACCCGCCTGATTTCCCGCGAAGAAGCCTTGCCGGGCCGCGCCGAGGCGCTGCCTACGGACGAGGTTCACGCCGTGCTGGGCACCCCTCTGAAAGGGCCGTTCCCGGCCGGGGTTGAGACCGTCGTTTTCGGCATGGGCTGCTTCTGGGGCGTCGAGCGCCTGTTCTGGCAGCAGTCGGGCGTCTATACGACCGCGGCGGGTTATGTTGGCGGCTACACACCGAATCCGACCTATCGTGAGGTGTGCACTGGCCAGACGGGCCACACCGAAGGCGTGCTGATCGCCTACGACCCGCAAAAGATCAGCTTCGATGCGCTGCTTAAACTGTTCTGGGAGCGTCACGATCCGACCCAGGGCTTCCGTCAGGGTAATGATGTCGGCACGCAATACCGTTCGGCGATTTTCACCACGACCCAGGCCCAGTACGAGGCGGCTTTGAAGTCGCGTGACGCCTTCGAGGCGGCGCTGGCCGGCAAGGGGCTGGGGCCGATCACCACGGAAATCTTCGGGCCGGACAGCGAAACCCCGTTCTACTATGCCGAAGACTATCATCAGGGCTATCTGGAGAAGAATCTGGACGGCTATTGCGGCCTGAAGGGGACCGGCGTGACCTGCGCGATTTAA
- a CDS encoding NAD(P)H-hydrate dehydratase, with protein sequence MSTLPTPADNRPENWSAHFPSPDVTGNKYDRGHAVVLGGPVQSTGAARLAARSALRAGAGLVSVACDPSALIVYATTLEAIMTKPVRDAAEFAGLIGDPRVTAVVLGPAAGINERTRDLVLATLKAQKPCVLDADALTVFKDDPKTLFSAITGPCVLTPHEGEFARVFGWPDERFRAAADAAAASGAVVLLKGAETVIAHPDGRLVINRHAPPWLATAGSGDVLCGMIAGLMAQKMKAFDAACAGVWLHSEAARRFGPGLIAEDLSEQIPAILRDIKPAS encoded by the coding sequence ATGAGCACCCTGCCCACTCCCGCCGATAACCGCCCGGAAAACTGGTCCGCGCATTTTCCCTCGCCCGACGTCACCGGTAACAAGTACGACCGCGGCCATGCTGTCGTGCTGGGCGGCCCTGTGCAATCGACCGGCGCGGCCAGACTGGCGGCGCGCTCGGCATTGAGGGCCGGGGCCGGGCTGGTGTCGGTAGCCTGCGATCCGTCGGCCCTGATCGTCTACGCCACCACGCTCGAAGCCATCATGACCAAGCCCGTGCGCGATGCGGCCGAATTTGCCGGCCTGATAGGCGACCCGCGCGTCACCGCCGTGGTGCTGGGCCCGGCCGCCGGAATCAATGAGCGCACCCGCGATCTCGTTCTGGCCACGCTGAAAGCGCAAAAGCCCTGCGTGCTCGATGCCGACGCCCTGACTGTGTTCAAGGACGACCCGAAGACGCTGTTTTCGGCCATTACCGGTCCCTGCGTCCTCACTCCGCACGAAGGCGAGTTCGCCCGCGTCTTCGGGTGGCCGGATGAGCGTTTCAGGGCCGCCGCCGATGCCGCGGCCGCATCAGGCGCCGTCGTGCTGTTGAAAGGTGCGGAAACCGTCATCGCCCACCCCGACGGACGGCTGGTCATCAACCGTCACGCGCCGCCGTGGCTGGCCACAGCGGGTTCCGGCGACGTCCTGTGCGGCATGATCGCCGGCCTGATGGCGCAGAAGATGAAAGCGTTTGACGCCGCCTGCGCCGGTGTGTGGCTGCACTCGGAAGCCGCGCGCCGCTTCGGGCCCGGCCTGATCGCCGAAGACCTGAGCGAACAGATCCCGGCAATTTTACGCGACATCAAACCGGCGAGTTAG
- a CDS encoding LuxR family transcriptional regulator — protein MIGLQHRDAVTFEDFVAESSRMTDADSLFDLLSRTVATHGFDRVIFTIQRDLDLPDRQQGHGLLHHYPDDWQKLYLEKQWWRIDPVYRAAATENWAFRWTDLEKRGGYSTRQTYLMRESEEAGLNGGIGVPIRGPRGQIAGVAVACSQARNASHIDLDLIHAISHQFYAAYKRLYAIPAPTQDPAIGLSAKEAEVLTWVAAGKTDEEIAIILSISRNTVDTHVRSVFRKLSVNNRVAAVVKAIMAGMIHP, from the coding sequence ATGATCGGCCTGCAACACAGGGACGCCGTGACCTTCGAGGATTTCGTTGCCGAATCCTCACGGATGACCGATGCCGATTCGCTGTTCGACCTGCTGTCGCGTACAGTCGCGACTCATGGCTTCGACCGTGTCATCTTCACCATCCAGCGTGATCTCGATCTGCCCGACCGTCAGCAGGGGCACGGCCTGCTGCATCATTATCCGGACGACTGGCAGAAGCTTTACCTCGAAAAGCAATGGTGGCGTATCGATCCGGTCTATCGCGCGGCGGCGACCGAAAACTGGGCCTTCCGCTGGACCGACCTTGAAAAGCGCGGCGGCTATTCGACCCGTCAGACCTATCTGATGCGCGAAAGCGAGGAGGCGGGGCTGAACGGCGGCATAGGCGTGCCGATCCGCGGACCGCGCGGGCAGATCGCCGGGGTGGCCGTCGCCTGTTCGCAGGCGCGCAACGCCAGCCATATCGATCTCGACCTGATCCATGCCATCAGCCATCAGTTCTATGCGGCCTATAAGCGGCTCTACGCCATCCCTGCGCCGACCCAGGACCCGGCCATCGGGCTGTCGGCCAAGGAAGCGGAGGTCCTGACCTGGGTGGCGGCGGGTAAGACCGACGAAGAGATCGCCATCATCCTGTCGATCAGCCGCAATACGGTCGATACGCATGTGCGCAGCGTCTTTCGCAAGCTGTCGGTGAATAACCGCGTGGCGGCGGTAGTGAAGGCGATCATGGCGGGCATGATTCATCCGTGA
- a CDS encoding DUF885 family protein: MLDRRSLLSGASALAALGSSGIAFAQSASSKLRTTFDAIFNELIDHSPTYATSLGLDVEARAGLKAKLDPATPQERARYTTFLEKSVAALKAIPRDQLSGMDRINYDAVLWDLSQTLNGYKTFAFGTPGQSPYVITQLSGSYIYIPDFLDSQHSVETRADADAYLSRLSAYAVLLDEETARMKADVAKGVIAPDFALQKAVIQLKAQRDTKAADSVLVQSIDRRTKEKAIAGDWAAQATKIYETQVVPALTRQIAAVEAVLPKATHDAGVWHIPQGDAYYVYGARSGTSTDLSPDAIHQIGLDKVKEINAELEKVMTRLGMTTGTTGERLKAMAKDPRFVYPNTDAGKEKLLADLNTQVEVVQAKLPAYFGVLPKTKVTIKRIPPATELGAPGGYYQPASLDGARPGAYYINLRDTAEVPSWTLPTLTYHEAIPGHHMQISIQQENKNLPMLRQISGFNAYIEGWALYSEEVAAKDMGMYAEDPYGYIGYLHDALFRACRLVVDTGMHHKRWSREQAMAFMDANLGDPNETEIERYAVWPGQALGYMIGKIKWLELRTKWQAQLGPKFDIKAFHDTGLTAGALPLAVLETVYAEWAATR, translated from the coding sequence ATGCTCGACCGCCGCTCGCTTCTGTCCGGGGCTTCGGCCCTCGCCGCTCTGGGAAGCTCAGGCATTGCCTTCGCGCAATCCGCGTCGTCGAAGCTGAGGACCACTTTCGACGCCATCTTCAACGAACTGATCGACCATTCGCCGACCTATGCCACCTCTCTGGGGCTCGATGTCGAAGCGCGCGCCGGCCTGAAAGCCAAACTCGATCCGGCCACGCCGCAGGAGCGCGCCCGCTACACGACCTTCCTCGAAAAGTCTGTCGCCGCGCTGAAAGCCATTCCGCGCGATCAGCTTTCGGGCATGGACCGCATCAATTACGACGCTGTGCTGTGGGACCTGAGCCAGACGCTCAACGGCTACAAGACCTTCGCCTTCGGCACGCCGGGTCAGTCGCCTTACGTGATCACGCAGTTGAGCGGCAGCTATATCTATATCCCCGACTTCCTCGACAGCCAACACAGCGTCGAGACCAGGGCCGACGCCGACGCCTATCTGTCGCGTCTCAGCGCTTATGCGGTGCTGCTCGATGAGGAAACCGCCAGGATGAAGGCCGATGTGGCCAAGGGGGTCATCGCGCCGGACTTCGCCCTGCAAAAGGCGGTCATCCAGCTCAAGGCCCAGCGCGACACCAAGGCCGCCGACAGCGTGCTGGTGCAGTCGATCGACCGGCGCACCAAGGAAAAGGCCATTGCGGGCGACTGGGCCGCGCAGGCGACGAAAATCTATGAAACCCAGGTGGTGCCGGCCCTGACGCGTCAGATCGCGGCGGTCGAGGCCGTCCTGCCCAAGGCCACGCACGACGCCGGCGTGTGGCATATCCCGCAGGGCGACGCCTATTACGTCTACGGGGCGCGCAGCGGCACCTCGACCGACCTGTCGCCGGACGCCATTCACCAGATTGGCCTCGATAAGGTCAAGGAAATCAATGCCGAGCTGGAAAAGGTCATGACCAGGCTCGGCATGACCACGGGCACGACGGGCGAGCGCTTGAAGGCCATGGCCAAGGACCCCAGGTTCGTCTACCCCAACACCGATGCGGGCAAGGAAAAGCTGCTGGCCGACCTCAACACGCAGGTCGAGGTGGTGCAGGCCAAGCTGCCGGCCTATTTCGGCGTGCTGCCCAAGACCAAGGTGACGATCAAGCGCATCCCGCCCGCGACGGAACTGGGTGCGCCGGGCGGCTATTATCAGCCGGCCTCGCTCGACGGTGCGCGTCCGGGGGCCTACTATATCAACCTGCGCGACACGGCCGAGGTGCCGAGCTGGACCCTGCCGACCCTGACCTATCACGAGGCCATTCCCGGCCACCACATGCAGATTTCGATTCAGCAGGAGAACAAGAACCTGCCGATGCTGCGCCAGATTTCGGGCTTCAACGCCTATATCGAGGGCTGGGCGCTCTATTCGGAAGAGGTCGCAGCCAAGGATATGGGCATGTATGCCGAAGACCCCTACGGCTATATCGGCTATCTGCACGACGCCCTGTTCCGCGCCTGCCGTCTGGTGGTCGATACCGGCATGCACCACAAGCGTTGGAGCCGTGAACAGGCCATGGCCTTCATGGACGCCAATCTGGGCGATCCGAACGAGACCGAGATCGAGAGATACGCCGTGTGGCCGGGGCAGGCGCTGGGCTATATGATCGGCAAGATCAAGTGGCTGGAACTGCGCACCAAATGGCAGGCGCAACTCGGGCCCAAGTTCGACATCAAGGCCTTCCACGACACCGGTCTGACGGCGGGCGCCCTGCCTCTGGCCGTGCTGGAGACGGTGTACGCCGAATGGGCGGCGACGCGCTGA
- a CDS encoding glycoside hydrolase family 5 protein codes for MIRKALFGALGAAVLMLTPLAAQAEMTPEAQVAAMQRGVNIIGYDPLWKDASKARFKPELMQTIKDGGFDTVRINLHAFDHMDAQNRLSSYYFSTLDTMVQAATAADLHVILDLHNFMECADDVTACRPKVMAFWTQMAEHYKSAPDTVMFEILNEPYGAVNDVWNDMIVENLNIIRKTNPDRNVVIGPVSWNNFNHLDTLKLPAADRHLIVTFHYYDPFPFTHQGASWTPQFKDVSGIRWTPEEGAAQLNADFDKVQAWSQKANRPIFMGEFGAYDKAPMESRIAWTNAVARAAEARGWAWGYWQFDSNFIVYDIPKGEWFAPIHDALIPKK; via the coding sequence ATGATCCGGAAAGCTCTGTTCGGCGCGTTGGGCGCCGCCGTGCTTATGCTGACGCCGCTTGCCGCTCAGGCCGAAATGACGCCTGAAGCGCAGGTCGCGGCCATGCAGCGCGGCGTCAACATCATCGGCTACGATCCGCTGTGGAAGGATGCCTCGAAGGCGCGCTTCAAGCCGGAACTGATGCAGACCATCAAGGACGGTGGTTTCGACACGGTGCGCATCAATCTGCACGCCTTCGACCATATGGACGCTCAGAACCGCCTGTCGTCCTATTATTTCTCGACGCTCGACACCATGGTGCAGGCGGCGACGGCTGCTGATCTGCACGTCATTCTCGACCTGCACAACTTCATGGAATGCGCCGACGACGTGACCGCCTGCCGGCCGAAGGTCATGGCCTTCTGGACGCAGATGGCCGAGCATTACAAGAGCGCGCCGGACACGGTGATGTTCGAGATTCTCAACGAACCCTACGGCGCGGTCAACGATGTGTGGAACGATATGATCGTTGAGAACCTCAACATCATCCGCAAGACCAATCCGGACCGCAATGTCGTGATCGGACCGGTGTCGTGGAACAATTTCAACCACCTCGACACGCTGAAACTGCCCGCAGCCGACCGGCACCTGATCGTTACCTTCCACTATTACGACCCGTTCCCCTTCACCCATCAGGGGGCTTCGTGGACGCCGCAGTTCAAGGACGTCAGCGGCATACGCTGGACGCCGGAGGAAGGCGCGGCGCAGCTCAATGCCGATTTCGACAAGGTGCAGGCGTGGAGCCAGAAGGCCAACCGCCCGATCTTCATGGGTGAGTTCGGGGCATACGACAAGGCGCCGATGGAAAGCCGCATTGCCTGGACCAACGCCGTGGCGCGCGCGGCCGAGGCCCGCGGCTGGGCGTGGGGTTACTGGCAGTTCGACTCGAACTTCATCGTCTACGACATCCCCAAAGGGGAGTGGTTCGCGCCGATCCACGACGCGCTGATCCCGAAGAAGTAA
- a CDS encoding RNA polymerase sigma factor, which yields MPNDAVFADWIAPHLPALRRLSRAFAPSADQADLLQELLIAVWKAHTAFRGESSAATFVYRVAHNRALTWKRREGLRLLRLFETRRNASERLGSEPPDTRLDQIFEALRALPPLDRSLMLLWLEQTSYADMAALHGLSESHVGVRLNRARTRLATLIHELSDED from the coding sequence GTGCCGAACGACGCCGTCTTTGCCGACTGGATCGCCCCGCATCTGCCGGCGCTGCGCAGGCTGAGCCGCGCCTTCGCGCCGTCGGCGGATCAGGCCGATCTATTGCAGGAACTGCTGATCGCCGTGTGGAAGGCGCATACCGCCTTTCGCGGCGAATCGAGCGCGGCGACCTTCGTCTATCGCGTGGCGCACAACCGCGCCCTGACGTGGAAACGCCGCGAAGGGCTCCGCCTGCTGCGTCTGTTTGAAACGCGCCGCAACGCGTCCGAACGGCTGGGCTCCGAACCGCCCGATACGCGGCTGGATCAGATATTCGAGGCCCTGCGCGCCCTGCCCCCGCTCGACCGGTCCTTGATGCTGCTGTGGCTGGAACAGACCTCCTATGCCGACATGGCGGCCTTGCACGGCCTCAGCGAGAGCCATGTCGGCGTGCGCCTTAACCGGGCAAGGACGCGCCTCGCCACCCTTATTCATGAGCTCTCCGATGAAGATTGA
- a CDS encoding transcriptional regulator, with protein MKPFFADALEDLVHARARLAILAYLSTAGQADFTDLRDQVGITDGNLSLHLKKLNEAGYVAIRKKIVSNRSNTRIGLTDAGRDAFYNYLDQLKRMLDAVPEKPDL; from the coding sequence ATGAAGCCCTTTTTTGCCGACGCTCTCGAAGATCTGGTCCATGCGCGTGCGCGCCTGGCCATTCTCGCCTATCTGTCGACGGCGGGGCAGGCGGACTTCACCGATCTGCGCGATCAGGTGGGCATTACCGACGGCAATCTGTCCCTGCATCTCAAGAAACTGAACGAGGCGGGATACGTGGCGATTCGCAAGAAAATCGTCTCCAATCGCTCCAATACGCGCATCGGCCTGACCGACGCGGGGCGCGACGCCTTCTATAACTATCTCGATCAGCTCAAGCGGATGCTGGACGCCGTTCCGGAAAAGCCGGATCTTTAA
- the recA gene encoding recombinase RecA has translation MMSQAVLKLVGKDEAEKQRALESALAQIDRAFGKGSVMKLGNAGKVVEVESISTGSLGLDMALGIGGLPKGRVIEIYGPESSGKTTLALHTVAEIQKAGGTAAFVDAEHALDPVYAHKLGVNLDDLLVSQPDNGEQALEITDTLVRSGAVDIVVVDSVAALTPKAEIEGDMGDSLPGLQARLMSQALRKLTASISKSKCIVVFINQIRMKIGVMYGSPETTTGGNALKFYASVRLDIRSIGKIKVRDEIVGNNVRVKVVKNKVAPPFREVEFDILYGVGISKLGEVLDLGVKGGIVEKSGSWFSFNSIRIGQGRENARDFLKANPEIAAEIEALVRKKSDAISEELLGTPEPDEDGDE, from the coding sequence ATCATGTCGCAAGCGGTACTGAAACTCGTGGGAAAAGACGAAGCTGAAAAACAACGCGCGCTGGAATCGGCGCTGGCCCAGATCGATCGCGCCTTTGGTAAGGGCTCGGTCATGAAGCTGGGCAATGCCGGCAAGGTCGTGGAGGTGGAGTCGATTTCCACCGGTTCGCTCGGCCTCGACATGGCGCTCGGTATCGGCGGCCTGCCCAAGGGGCGGGTCATCGAAATCTACGGTCCGGAATCGTCGGGCAAGACGACGCTCGCCCTGCATACGGTAGCCGAAATCCAGAAGGCGGGCGGCACCGCGGCCTTCGTCGACGCCGAACACGCGCTCGATCCGGTCTATGCGCACAAGCTGGGCGTCAATCTGGACGATCTGCTGGTGTCGCAGCCCGATAACGGCGAACAGGCGCTGGAAATCACCGATACGCTGGTCCGCTCGGGCGCCGTCGACATCGTCGTGGTCGATTCGGTCGCGGCTTTGACGCCCAAGGCGGAAATCGAAGGCGATATGGGCGACAGCCTGCCGGGTCTTCAGGCCCGTCTGATGTCGCAGGCCCTGCGCAAGCTAACGGCCTCGATCTCCAAGTCGAAGTGCATCGTCGTTTTCATCAACCAGATCCGTATGAAGATCGGCGTCATGTACGGCTCGCCGGAAACGACGACGGGCGGTAACGCGCTGAAATTCTACGCCTCGGTGCGTCTCGATATCCGCAGCATCGGCAAGATCAAGGTGCGCGACGAAATCGTCGGCAACAATGTCCGCGTCAAGGTGGTCAAGAACAAAGTGGCTCCGCCGTTCCGCGAGGTCGAGTTCGATATCCTCTATGGGGTCGGCATTTCCAAGCTGGGTGAGGTCCTCGATCTGGGCGTCAAGGGCGGGATCGTCGAGAAGTCCGGCTCGTGGTTCTCCTTCAACTCGATCCGCATCGGTCAGGGCCGTGAAAACGCTCGCGACTTCCTGAAAGCAAATCCGGAGATCGCGGCCGAAATCGAAGCGCTGGTGCGTAAGAAGTCCGACGCCATCTCCGAAGAACTGCTCGGCACGCCTGAACCGGACGAAGACGGCGACGAATAA